A region from the Stygiolobus caldivivus genome encodes:
- a CDS encoding DUF929 domain-containing protein, whose product MKEPIKSKVLVTAILVFIIASAIPIYLRAQVNQVQNNAVPPLYEMVPSGKFFYASPEDFAPPHQVDVYLVGWEGCHVALSDAWPLYIIMSAYGNLSYTFASSNPYRPFPNTTGLIFLNYTPYEPDEPVHFYYIYMYNKWLNATPNGTPIPKGELQTVGAEELEHFLPTPLYQLVMHYQMDAVFDNTSEPLAILKGHIVTVLIITGPKGTYMAYGPLYNILPLKNANGTYIMQNLYNKKAVPYIWQGVQVIENVIEEAAGSQMNISFMS is encoded by the coding sequence ATGAAAGAACCCATAAAGAGCAAGGTATTAGTAACTGCAATTTTAGTCTTCATAATAGCCTCAGCAATACCAATATATCTAAGGGCACAAGTAAACCAAGTGCAAAATAATGCCGTCCCTCCACTATACGAGATGGTGCCTTCAGGAAAGTTCTTCTATGCTTCCCCAGAAGACTTTGCGCCACCTCACCAGGTAGACGTCTATCTAGTTGGATGGGAAGGTTGCCATGTAGCACTATCAGATGCATGGCCTCTGTATATTATAATGTCAGCGTATGGAAACCTGAGCTATACGTTTGCCAGCTCGAACCCGTACAGACCATTCCCTAACACTACCGGTCTGATATTCCTCAACTACACTCCTTACGAACCCGACGAACCAGTCCACTTCTATTATATCTATATGTATAATAAATGGCTAAATGCTACACCTAACGGGACACCAATACCTAAGGGAGAATTACAGACAGTGGGGGCTGAAGAATTAGAGCACTTCTTACCAACACCGTTATACCAGCTAGTCATGCACTATCAAATGGACGCTGTGTTCGATAACACGTCAGAGCCTCTAGCTATACTGAAGGGGCACATAGTCACGGTTCTAATAATAACCGGGCCTAAAGGTACATACATGGCATATGGCCCACTCTACAATATTCTACCCCTCAAAAACGCTAACGGTACATATATAATGCAGAACTTGTACAATAAGAAGGCCGTACCTTATATATGGCAGGGAGTACAAGTAATAGAAAACGTTATTGAAGAGGCTGCAGGTTCCCAGATGAACATATCTTTCATGTCTTAA
- a CDS encoding PQQ-binding-like beta-propeller repeat protein, whose product MKDVKGSIMVLILIVLIIFAGVAGYLAGKSNSSSTVTTSTITTTTTKTVIQSNFTTYQVYLDGIEFTDIFYPQNLPNVSIGPSNYTMFGMTPNRDPVIHANLTARWTTPLIGNFEQNMTLWNQIVKELGKSFGSAYRQATGIAVGPTEANGIVYVASDAGWVYGINVFNGKIIFELNTPGTLSMWEPLVWKGIGLVGLGGAMFDYQQGALNGFGGGHRGQYTGINGLLAFNATSGKPLWLVLTRAQAMPTGVIANGVVYWDTGDGSIYATNISNGKTLWVYHYDGSGNMASLDYYNGIVIAGFSQTYPTNMSAIVGVYAENGSPAYIIKLPFATTSSAGDAVMAVWNGYIVDGILGFQNGHSPLLSHISSREVMIVANATTGQIIYMMNITNITTHPSDTNNGFNPAIINGIIYQPTIAGNLMAINITNGKILWESPQLTKGWLQPQPTYYNGMLFVPAGNAIAVLNASNGQIIALYHTQLIMRQQLIIVGNTVIETSGTNWVFAIPISQILENR is encoded by the coding sequence GTGAAAGACGTGAAAGGAAGTATAATGGTCTTAATTTTAATCGTCCTTATAATATTTGCAGGGGTTGCAGGGTATTTAGCGGGGAAGTCCAATAGCTCAAGCACAGTGACCACATCGACTATTACCACAACTACAACTAAGACTGTTATTCAGTCCAACTTTACGACGTACCAAGTATACCTAGACGGTATAGAGTTTACCGACATATTCTACCCACAGAACTTACCCAATGTATCTATAGGGCCTTCAAATTATACAATGTTCGGTATGACCCCCAATAGAGACCCGGTAATACACGCTAACCTAACAGCCCGGTGGACGACTCCGTTAATAGGGAATTTTGAACAGAACATGACCTTGTGGAACCAAATAGTGAAAGAACTAGGTAAGTCTTTCGGCTCTGCCTACAGACAAGCTACGGGCATAGCAGTGGGCCCTACAGAGGCTAACGGGATTGTCTATGTTGCCAGTGACGCAGGCTGGGTGTACGGTATCAACGTATTTAACGGTAAGATAATATTCGAGCTTAACACCCCGGGTACTCTGAGCATGTGGGAACCACTGGTATGGAAGGGAATAGGCTTAGTGGGCCTCGGTGGGGCAATGTTCGACTACCAACAAGGTGCACTAAACGGGTTCGGAGGTGGACACAGAGGACAATACACCGGTATTAACGGGCTTCTGGCGTTTAACGCTACATCAGGTAAACCACTGTGGCTGGTCTTGACCAGAGCACAAGCAATGCCTACCGGTGTGATAGCCAATGGTGTAGTCTATTGGGATACCGGTGACGGGAGCATTTATGCTACCAATATCTCAAACGGTAAGACCCTCTGGGTATATCATTATGACGGTAGCGGTAATATGGCGTCTCTAGATTACTATAACGGAATAGTAATAGCAGGGTTTTCACAGACTTACCCCACTAATATGTCAGCCATAGTAGGTGTTTATGCCGAAAACGGAAGCCCGGCATACATCATCAAACTACCGTTTGCGACTACGTCTTCTGCAGGAGATGCTGTAATGGCCGTATGGAACGGCTACATAGTAGACGGTATATTGGGCTTCCAAAACGGACATTCACCCCTATTATCTCATATTTCGTCAAGAGAAGTGATGATAGTAGCTAATGCAACTACAGGGCAGATAATCTACATGATGAATATTACTAATATTACTACTCACCCTTCAGATACAAATAACGGGTTTAACCCTGCAATAATTAACGGTATTATTTATCAGCCTACAATTGCAGGCAACTTGATGGCTATTAATATCACTAATGGAAAAATATTATGGGAATCTCCTCAACTTACAAAGGGCTGGCTCCAACCTCAGCCTACTTACTATAACGGAATGCTGTTTGTGCCTGCCGGAAATGCAATAGCAGTCCTAAATGCCAGTAACGGGCAAATAATAGCATTATATCATACACAACTTATAATGAGACAGCAGTTAATAATCGTGGGTAACACGGTCATAGAGACCTCAGGTACTAATTGGGTTTTTGCAATTCCGATATCCCAGATACTGGAGAATAGATAG
- a CDS encoding zinc-ribbon domain-containing protein, with the protein MIICPRCGFSNPDNVPYCSRCNYPLMQQPYGQQLSTPQPPSPQPPYIPTQPYGEGLDGVFLSYSKQLQEGQIARRRKGVMLELVGIILTVVLAFIGALFNLAGVTLGVLGVIVIRIGRAFIISSRFPTGSISFGKRRGSVISFNDQGIYINRRLLSKWDNVADVQVTNMGGPNNMGSIKFILRSGRSKEVDVSQVPYPARLVEYLKKRYLNWGMGGSVPYR; encoded by the coding sequence ATGATTATTTGTCCTAGGTGTGGTTTCAGTAACCCAGACAATGTACCATACTGCAGCAGGTGTAATTACCCGCTGATGCAGCAGCCTTATGGCCAGCAATTGTCTACTCCTCAGCCACCCAGCCCTCAACCCCCTTACATACCAACACAGCCGTATGGTGAGGGACTCGACGGTGTATTTTTGTCCTATAGTAAACAGTTACAGGAGGGACAAATTGCACGAAGAAGGAAAGGGGTTATGCTCGAACTTGTCGGGATAATCTTAACTGTTGTGTTAGCCTTCATAGGTGCTCTCTTTAATTTGGCGGGCGTGACTCTTGGCGTGCTTGGTGTAATCGTGATCAGGATAGGTAGGGCTTTTATTATAAGCAGTAGGTTCCCAACGGGATCAATATCGTTCGGTAAGCGGAGGGGCTCAGTAATCAGCTTTAACGATCAAGGGATCTATATAAACCGGCGACTGCTTAGTAAGTGGGATAACGTAGCGGACGTCCAGGTGACTAATATGGGAGGTCCCAATAATATGGGGAGTATTAAGTTCATTTTGCGGAGCGGACGCAGTAAGGAGGTCGACGTATCACAAGTCCCTTACCCGGCTAGACTGGTGGAATATTTGAAAAAGAGGTATCTAAACTGGGGTATGGGAGGTTCTGTCCCTTATCGTTAA